In uncultured Fibrobacter sp., the following proteins share a genomic window:
- the rfbD gene encoding dTDP-4-dehydrorhamnose reductase — translation MKFFVTGVGGQLGHDVMNELAKRGHTGVGSDMAPAYSGVADGSAVTTMPYVQLDITDSAAVDKVLSEIKPDAVIHCAAWTAVDMAEDDANVAKVRAVNAGGTQNIANACKKLGCKMTYISTDYVFNGQGTEPWLPDCKDYKPLNVYGQTKLEGELAVANTLDKYFIVRIAWVFGLNGKNFIKTMLNVGKTHDTVRVVNDQIGTPTYTLDLSRLLIDMNETEKYGYYHATNEGGYISWYDFTCEIYKQAGLTTKVLPVTTAEYGLSKAARPFNSRLDKSKLVANGFKPLPTWQDALARYLKEIGG, via the coding sequence ATGAAATTCTTTGTGACAGGTGTTGGTGGCCAACTGGGCCATGATGTAATGAATGAACTTGCAAAGCGTGGCCATACGGGCGTCGGTTCCGACATGGCGCCTGCCTATAGCGGTGTCGCCGACGGTTCTGCCGTCACGACCATGCCGTATGTGCAGCTCGACATTACAGATTCTGCCGCGGTCGACAAGGTTCTTTCTGAAATCAAGCCCGATGCCGTGATTCACTGCGCCGCATGGACTGCAGTCGACATGGCCGAAGACGATGCCAATGTGGCGAAGGTCCGCGCGGTAAACGCCGGCGGTACCCAGAATATCGCGAATGCCTGCAAAAAGCTCGGCTGCAAGATGACCTACATCAGCACCGACTACGTGTTCAACGGTCAGGGCACGGAACCCTGGCTGCCCGACTGCAAGGATTACAAACCTCTCAACGTTTACGGCCAGACCAAACTCGAAGGCGAACTCGCCGTCGCCAATACGCTTGATAAGTACTTCATCGTGCGAATCGCCTGGGTGTTCGGCCTGAATGGCAAGAATTTTATCAAGACCATGCTGAACGTGGGCAAGACTCACGATACCGTGCGCGTGGTGAATGACCAGATCGGCACGCCGACCTACACGCTCGACCTTTCTCGCTTGCTCATTGACATGAACGAAACCGAAAAGTACGGCTACTATCACGCCACCAACGAAGGCGGATATATTAGCTGGTACGACTTTACCTGCGAAATCTACAAGCAGGCTGGGCTTACCACGAAAGTGTTGCCGGTGACGACGGCTGAATATGGCCTGAGCAAGGCCGCGCGCCCGTTCAACAGCCGCCTCGACAAGAGCAAGCTCGTTGCAAACGGTTTCAAACCGCTTCCGACGTGGCAAGACGCTCTCGCTCGCTACCTCAAGGAAATCGGAGGCTAG